GATGGCGGTGTTTAGGTTGCACCAATAACTATTCTCACTGATCTACGTATTTGTTATTATGGTTGTCATTGCATGGAGTGGTCTTACTGATTACTATTGTTACtcgttattataattattatagttattattattattattgtatttattGCTGACAATGATCCCGTCATCGttgttatcaatattattattattattactattatgaTTATTAGTACTACAACTACAACTACAACTACAACTACAACTActactcctcctcctcctcctaaTACTACTATGACGACTATTATGATTATTACTATTAATGAGCGCGTGTTTTAATTGTATAATTAGTTCGGGAAGTTCAAGATTCAAATGTGATTTTTAAGCCACATAGGTAATTGTAACCCTTTTCACTTGGAAATACaacggaataataataacaataataatgaataaccGAAACACgcggaaaaattaaatatagcCGCGCAAACCATAGTTCATCATTTATTAATTACACGCTCACTTTTGCTGCAGCACATATTGAACATACACATCTACATTACCTACGCGTGAGTCATAAGCTCGTTAGTGAACATTCGTGTATTGGCTCCTTGATGGTCctgtacatacatgcacaGACGGAGTACTGAAAAACGGACGCGCACTTATTCCTTGTCATAAAATCaagatcgatgaaaatttaaattaacgGGTTAAATTGCTAGAAATCACGGTACTTGAACGTGGACagagtttttatttattaattcatattttctttgttttaatttatttttaaactttcttATAAAGGACAATTACTTTACGCGATGTGTGATGCGTGTCTGATGAACgtgattgtaataattttctattacCAATTCGGTGAGTGTGATGTCGGCGCTTACAATTACTATTTTACAAAGAATTCAATGTGCATTTGCGACGCGATCTTCTGCATTAAAGTGTATGAAATATGATATACCTAAATTACATCGTAATTTTGGGTCATATCTGTCATTTTTGGAGATCGTTTCAAACGAGACGACTAAGTTAAACTGATCATAGTTGACTTATCTAACTTGTAACTGGAAATTATAATTCGGTAAAGCGAAAGACGTACCTACTTATTTGTTCGAACCGTGGTGCGTTTTATTCATGTAACTAACTTCATTTGAGATAAACGGTTAACTGGATCTCCGAGAAATTGAACCGAAAGCAACGGAATCGaaagtatttatttacaaGGTGTACTTGAATACCATCATTAATTGTGTGCGAATCATATTTAGTATCATCcctatttttcttacattactTTGATCCTACCTTCGATTTTCAATCCTCTCCTTGTTCttttcttcacctcttccTCATTTGCCTTTTACCTCTCCTCGCAAGTAAAAAGAAATGTGTAAAGATAGCAGTGACGTAACTTGTGTAATATTTGTTAATAGCGCATTTATCAACGCATTTTATTTTCCCGTATATAATTACCTATATGGCTGCCCGACGTTACAACTCCTGCAGTATATCTGTCTGTATACACTCATGtctattataggtatacatatgaaccaatatacatataaatagtATAATTTACATACTTATCTAGggtaggtatacctataacaTGAAGTTTTTGCACCGACGCTACCCTCGCGGTGGGCAGCGTGCCATGATCGCAAACGAATTGTGGAGGTTGTGCGCGTCGGCATATGTAACAAGGTTTTACTTCTAAATATGATAAGGAAggctatatttattttatagaaataaaaccTTAGTGTTTGTGTATTATTTCTaacaaatgtaataaaatgttaaatattacaaatttttaaactttattTTGCATGtcatggaaagaaaaaaaaatgttagcAATTAGGAGAGAAATGATAATTTAGCTATGTAAGGTACAAATTTATCtagcgaagaaaatattgtattcaATTGGTATAGTCGCATTTTCAGGCGTAACAAGtcgaatgaatatttaaaaatgtatacatcTGCAGTATCGGAACAATTTTTCCCAAATatatcataaattttttttgctttatgcTTCCAATCTTTCGGTCAATCGATCATGATCGTGTAGATGACGTTTTTAATTCTGTTGATAATACAAGTCttcgaactttgatatttttgcGTAGCTGCAGTCCCGATGCGGTGTGTCTTTTCTTTGGAGAAATTGGTATTTTTTGCTTACGTCAACGTTGAATAGGCCTCACAAACATTTTACGGTTCACCGCAGGCATTTACATATcgttatatgaaaattgatgtgTGTTTATCACATGCTTTTAAATACGAACCTATACCTAttgtaaacaaattaaaaaggTCATCATCGGGCGGGAATTCTTGCAGTTATTTCGAttatcaatttacttttgtCCGACACaatgctgttttttttttatagcaaTCTTCGATTGTCAATTGATCAGCCCATGTCGCACTATTTCATTGttataatgtacatacattatgCTCTTGAtctgtttaaattttttcattcatcttttTCAACGACAATACAATACCAATTTGGTAttcatataataaaaatgtaatattcaGATGCGGAAAATATagttcaaataaattttaccgttTCGTTTTTACTAGTTATATGAAAGAGCGACAAGATTTTTATGCAGCATAGTTTATCacacatgtacgtacatgACTGTTGGTATCATATGTAAtcgatgtatgtatgtacagtgAATACACGCATTACGTGATTGTTACACAATTGCTGCGACAAGTCGTCATACTCCTTCATCCCACCGGTATATTTGAAAACGTTTACACAGCAACGGCGACATTATGTATATTCTATGTTGCAACCCGTCATCCATTCTACCCGATAATCGTTGACCTCCCTGTAACGGCGTACGTACACTATTGGTAATAGATAAGCAACATGCTCCCCTCCGATTTCCGTGGTTGGATGGCACGTCTTAAACGCATTATAATAGTCATATAATTACTTGTAAAGAATCAAACGGCCAGCACCGTCGATTGAGTAGAACCACAGTCGGATCAAATCACGATACGGAGAAGAAAGCCACGGAATTATCCAGTGACATGTATGTATCCAGGTATTCCGTGTGTCGCGTAGTTcaataaaaatctttcaaaatttttttttccaccttcgATAATCCGAGATGATCGCGCGCGCGCCTGTGTTTGTATAATGTAAGACGCCGTGTGCGTAATGAAGTTCTTAACTATTAATGGTTTCTGTGTtgaggtaattttttattcgtcgaGGTCTCATTATGTACCGGGTGCTGAACTGCGCTGCATAAATGTAACATGTGCAGTATAATCTGTCGCTTGCTTGTATAATCATGGTCATCGAGATTCGGATGAATTTGAGAGGATATATACGAGATGCATTGAGTACTGACATTTCACAATACtatacaaaattaatttcacggATGCTTAAATGTGTACAGAGTGTGGGAAAAAATGGCTGGGAAACTGGTATGCATTGAAGACTACGAGAGAGAAGCTTTGAAGAGATTGCCGTCGATCGTGCGTGACTACTACAAAAGTGGTGCTGGAGAAGAATTTACCCTTAGGTTGAACGTCGACGCATTTCAAAAGTAAGTCACTGGATTATGTATATCTTTGTCAAAGTACCGATCGTATGTATGAAATGGTGGTAAAATTTCATCCACACTGTACAACGTACACTTGCATTGGTCGTAACTACGCatgatgaaaattatgataacaCACCGGATGAATTAGGCCATAATTTTTTGGAACGATTATTTGAAGTATGTTGAATAAGAATCGGAGGGAAATTTAATTCTTATTGGGTTTCCCCCAGATTCTACATATTTGATCGAAGCTTCACGAGCCGTGCAACTGATTTCATTTCGCCAATACGGCCACGCGTCTGCATCttacgtaatatttttctgtagatgtacatacctatatttcAGTAATAGATCGCGATTTTCTGCAGGTACCGAATTAAGCCAAGAGTATTGGTAAATGTCGCAAATCGTGATATAAGTACTGTGGTACTGGGACACAAGGTTTCTATGCCTTTGGGGGTTTCACCAACGGCTATGCAACGGATGGCGCATCCAGACGGAGAATGCGCAAACGTCAGGGGTGAGTTTTATTGGTTCAATTCGCAGGTACGGCAGTAATTGATCATTGTATATGCTTTGTGTTTTATCGTCCTGCAACCGTGTCTATGAgtcgtaattattattatgtgcCAATAAGTGCCatccattcatttatttacatttagaTACCGCTGACTTCGATAACGAGTGTTGCATTTTTATACGAAAGACGTTGAAAGCTGTCAATTCAAATTGTGCTCACTGCACCGCCATCGGTGCAATCGCTGCAGAAaatgatcaattttcaaattttatgcaaTCAATTTGAGTCTGAAACCTTATTTCTTGATATGGAAATATAATTGGTAATTTTGTATATATCATAATCTTCTTTCATTGTTGATAGAGGTATGCTTGTATAACTCGTTCAATTTAATTGTTCTCATCTCGATGTAAACAAAGCTATcttataggtataaaaatattggtcAGCTCCTCGGTTAAGTTGCTTGAAAGCAAAGGCACGGAAAATAACgggttttcattttttcgtgaCCCTGAacgatatttattatacgaAGAAAAGTAATGGGTCTCCAGTAATATTGAAAGCGTGTCATAAAAACCCGTAACGTAATAggaagataaaagaaaatgcaTCACTATCGGCAcaaaacgtaaaatttttattaaatcgtAACATGTAAGAATCTATTGACTCTTGACGACAATCgtgtacatataaaaataattgcaatcACTTTATTGACATAATTTACTCACCAGGATTGAAAGTTAAACTttcttatttaaatataatgacACACATACGTATTTTTAGGAACACCTAGATGTATAATACGATTTTCCTAAGCTGATTGTAACGCGTTTGGTTTCTAACTCATATTTATCATCCAtccaatgttttttttttttttttatttgttttatcaaGACTTACAGCTTGAATTCGTTCACTCAAAGAACTTTCTACGTTGTTACATAATCTCAAAGATAAATCAAATAGCAAGGCACTATTCAAAAACTATCTACATCTTCAACAATATATCGTTTTCACGAGAATTGTGAAGGGTGATATGTTTTTTCTGCGCCTTATTGCACCATATTTCCaacatacctatacatgtaATAGATACGtagaaattttatgaaatgtCATACATACGTTAACTtacagtgaaaattttactaataCATACGTAGGCAAAACCACTCGTAAGGATACGGGGTTAACTGATTAATAGAtatagtatacatattatacccTTGACCCGCGCGAAACTACTGTCAATAAATATTtagtgaaaaatcaacgataTAGCCGCGCACCTCTGGTACAATTGGGGGTAATTGAGCATGtgttatatacgtatgtacacatAATTGTGATtgattaataaaattcaaaatcactttaCATTTAACGATTTCAACGCTAACGCGATGCTTCGTCATCGCGTTATTTGTTGTACTGTTTGGAAATGAAACGCTCGTAAACCAATACAATGTCACGCGAAAAATATGAAGCAATGTTTTGCAGATTAAAAAAGTGTTATCTTCATCTCTTGCATAGAACGTCACGTAGTTGCAAACGTATTCAAAGATTTCACctgtttatatatacatataaacacgCAGGTGGCCTGTATTTATAcagctcattgtcagtataCTAATGTTTATGTTCCATGTATAGCCAACTGCGCATTCCtacattatcatttttacgacAAACCAGTGTGACTATTTTGACACCAAGGTCTATTGTATAGGATTCTCAACTTCGTATCAAACATGAAAATTGTTCATTGTTATCAGCGTCAATTGCTTCCTTTAGGACCCGAATTTTCCCAATTGTTCATAGCCTTCATATCGACGGTCTCAATTCGCCACTTTTGGGTCGATGCCGAAGCGTCGCACGTTGTAACTAACACCTTTTTTCTGGCAGGGTCCAGGTCCATGCACCTGTTGTTGTACCCGTGGACGAGCCACTGTTTCCCGACGTCGTagcgccacaattgatttCCTTGCTTCCCGTGGCAAGGGTAGAGAGTAACGGGGGCCTTTCCGTCGCCCCGCGAAACGTCCAGACAGTCGGTTTTCCCCTTCGGGCGTATATCTTTGTGCCACGTTAACCGGAACTCCTGTTCACCGGCCAACTTGGCGTTGTCCTTTTTGCAAAAGTCAACGGCAATATCCTCGTCCCGGTGCTTGTTCTTCGAATCGAGGCACAACTCCGGGGCTCCAATGTTCCTTATCTCCCCGTAGGCAAAATCATCAGGTTCGATGGGTGGATAGACGTCGGCGAGGTCAAACGCGACCGTCTCCATGAACCACTTGAACGACTTGCAGCCGAGTTTAGATCTGAGAGCCCGTTGTTCGGTTAAATTCCCGGGATCCAGGGACCGCAGGTGCGGCTTACGGCGGTATATATACTCCGCGTACTCGTCCATCCAAACCTCGGCAACGCGCTTGTAATTCTTTCCCAGAAAGTCGCCGCGACCGGGATTCGGAAAGGGTGGAAATTTGCGGTAAATGTGACCTACCCGCGAGCACGGGGCGTCGTACATCCGTCCCCCGCATTGCCAGATCTTGAAGGACAACTCGTATTGTTCGCCGCCCCAAATATCGAGCCCGGTATCGTACCCCCCAAGTTCCCAGAAGAACTTGGCACTCATCGCGAAGAGTCCCCCGGCCATCACGGGGCTCTCGAACGGTTCGGTCGGGTGCTTCGCGCTCTCAGGTAGCAGTGGTAGCCGCTTATAGTAAAGCTCCCAGTCGAAGGCGCCCCGGGCCCCCTCGTCCTGGGCCCGGTACTCGAATGTCTCGAAGGCGATCACGTCTATGAACGGACAGACGCAAACCCTATAGTCGAGGGCGATGGGCTCGAGCAGCGGGGGTAGCCAGTTGACGTTGGCCTCGGTGTGGGAATCGAGGAACACGAGGACCTTGGCCGTCGCGGCCTTGGCACCGGCCAGCCTGCCCCGTATCAGACCCGACCTCGATGGCAGTCTGATAACTTTGACCTTTGGCAGATTTGCGGCCACATATCTGTCCAGTTCACCGGCCAGCTCTGGTTTCGTGCTCGCGTCGTCGACCAATATTATTTCCTGCAAAAGCGAGGCTGGCGAACGATTTACGACGCTCCAGCAGGTTCGCATGAGTGTGCTGAGATGCTCGTTGTGGAACGAGACTATTACCGAGACTGGATCGAGGTTCTTTAGGTACTTCTTCGCCTTGCATCCGGTGTTCCGGATGTCCGGGACCGAACGGTTCAACGATATTTTGTCGCTCAGTGCAGCGTTGAATCCGTTCACTTTGTACAGCGATGCCTTCACCACGTCGTCGCTTCCCGATAGAGATGCGGGCAGCCCGTGTTCTCCCAGGCCAACCCTCTTCTTCTCTTGCAATATTTGCTCGTAGTCGTGCCAGTCGATCTTAACGTTCTCTTCGACAACATCCTGCTGCggaaaaagtacaaaaaaaaattcaacatgtTAGGTTCGTACGTATGTTGGGAGGGATTGATAAACGGGAAAAGAGTAGATCTGATTTGACTTTATATACActaatctttttttactatcaatttttctgCATCCGGTCTAATTCGGTTCTATATTGCCAGAGTAAACGTAGTCAAACACGAAGGAAGTTTGCATTTATTCATTCTATTACGGTCTCTATACTCAATTCCCAAAATTCATGATGACATGTAAATGTAAGATATCAAGCAAAACTACGAGTTTTTATGAAGTATCTAATTTTAAGCTTGTAAATGAGAATTAGTCTCAATATCATATAATTGATGGATACTTTGTAAGCATTATGAAATTGTAACAAGTAATAATGCTCACCATTCCTCGCTCGTTGTCATCGCTTTGGCCGCGAGCTGCGAGTGCAGAACCCCCAATAAGCTCATCGGGATGGGGAAGAAATTCGCGTTTATCACTACCTACAACCCTACGATCGTGAACAAGGTCCTTAAGGGGTAAAGATTCGGTGCGAAACTGTGGATGTCGTACGTATCGGAATACGACGACGGTGAGGAAGATCGTGACTAATGCAAGGAAGAGGAATTTAACCAGACTCACTATGTTGCGTCGCATCGTGTCTCGGACATGTCGTTCGAACCGTTTCTGAACGTTATTTAAATGTTCCAAGATACGACTTGGTGATATAAACTTCCTGTCAGGCAGTCCACGTGTCTCTCCCGTCGCACCCCTCCCCCACCCGGGCACTCGCGCCTCTTCGCGGTCTTACGATATCTTATTACTTCGGCCTATCACTCCGAAAATACTAATCACTATCTCGACAAAGGAACTCCCTGTCGTTGACCTCTTCGTTTTGGTTGTCAATTGCCGGCCGTCACCGACGTACCGCAATTCCGTAAACAATCTTATTTCGCTTACACCatatacgcatatatttaAGAACTGTGCGTCAATTATTCGGCTCAAAACTAGTACCACAGACGCTCAGGCTCGTTTACagcaaatttaaaataaatgtaCACTATTGTCGGTCGCATAACCTATAAGAGGCATATTTGGCAGGATCACCGACGTGAGTTTCTTTCTGAACCATGGGCGCActttataatgaaaataccGCACGCGATGATCGACAAAGGTTGGCCAATCAGCGAGCTGGTTTCTAGCATGCTCGAGCGAAACGCAGCGCTCTGATTGGCCGATATTCGGCATCGAGTGTCGCTTGCAGTTTGACAAAACAATCATACAAAAAAACCCTAGATATCATATGGCCGTGCGGCAAGGGGAAAAACGTAAGGAGAGGTTAGGGAGATGGAAGATGTGTGAAATGTCACACACAACACTTCGTGCTAGTAATTTTACATGTTTTACtaatttgaaatgtttggtctatttttttcacgtagccgctgctgctgcggGGACAATATTCATTCTGTCGACTCTATCGACGAGCAGTATAGAAGAAGTTGCCGAGGCAGCTCCGAAAGCAGTAAAATGGTTTCAGCTTTACGTTTACAAAGATCGGAATGTCACTGTTAATCTGGTGCGAAGAGCTGAGGCTGCAGGATTCAAAGCCCTCGTTCTTACGGTCGACACACCAATGTTTGGTGAAAGAAGAGCTGATCgtcgaaacaaattttctctcCCTAATCATCTAAGGTTATGTGACGATTATTCAGTGAGATTTCTCGTAAAATCAAGCCATAAGTTTGAACAAAATCTATAATTAGCAACCACATATACTTTTCGATCTATATTGGCTGATCTCTTCTGAAAAAGAATGGATGTGATCAGCAATGCACAATTGAAATGTAGGCAAACTTTGTCttgacttttttcatttttaaatttatttcaatttaaatcgCATTGTTGtatatgatatttttcttagtttgttataaatatatagcGCCGGAGTTGGTAATCCTATTCCATTAGCTAGATTAGCTCCACACAAGTATTTTGAAACGGCAAAGTATGCACAATAAAAATCTGGAGTACTCAgcaaaattttaccaaatcgagagatatatctatatatattcgGGTCACATTAGTTTTACTTGAGCCTTAACTAATCCCCATTTTGAAAACACATTTTCCTTTTCCAGACTGGCCAATTTCGTAGGAATAAAATCAGATAAAATCAATTCTGCTGACCAAGAATCAGGACTATCTGAGTACAGTTTGAGTCTGTTTGATGCTTCATTATCTTGGGAAGATGTTGACTGGTTAAGAAGGTCAGTTAGTCGACGCATGAATTCGTTATGCTTGCTTCTCAACAGTCAATTATCTCAACTATTTATTGCTGTACTAatgcatacatgtacatacatacctaatACATTTGACGTGTAAATTATTCATGGACgttcttctttatttctagCATCACCCATTTGCCAATTGTGTTGAAAGGTGTGCTCACGGCCGAGGATGCAATTCTGGGACTAGAACACGGAGCAAGCGCGATATTGGTTTCTAATCACGGGGCGCGGCAAATCGACGGAGCTCCAGCATCGGTCGGTGTTGATGCTTTTTCTTTAATCACGATTAACGACCAACGAGTTAGCTAATCGATTTCACATTTGCCGCTAACCtcattaaaaaatgaataatataataaccgTGTTATCGTAATCTTCAACAGATCGAGGCGTTGCCGGAAATTGTAAAAGCTGTGGGAAGCAAAGCCGAGGTGTATTTGGACGGCGGCGTTAGGCAAGGAATCGACGTATTCAAAGCACTCGCACTCGGCGCTAAAATGGTAAATTAAATCGCCAGGACACCGGCTAAAATGCATTTTTAACAAATACATATCATCGCTTCATTCGCGTTGTTTTCAGGTATTCGTCGGTCGTCCCATGTTGTGGGGTCTTACGTGTAACGGCGAAGAAGGGGCGAGTTCCGTACTAGACATACTTAGATCAGAAATCGATAAGGCCTACGCGCTTTCAGGTACGATATCGACGGGTCCTTTGATTGTAAtactttgttctttttttgccatcccattaattatatttatatataactTTCAGGTTGCGCAAAGACGAGGGATATAAAACCATCCATGGTTGTTCACGAATCTGTATATAGTcgactttaaaaaaaaactttactcATATCCCTGCTATATCCTTCAAGGTGAACAGTACAATTAGCTGTGGCCATGGATCTATATGAAATTCGTGAGACAAAAGGCGTTTCAAAGAAATATACGTAAGTCGAAGGCGTATCTAGTTTAGTACGTCATACAACAAGAAGTACttgattttattgaaatatattattagaAACGATACTTCCTCTGTTTTCATCACTAGCCGTAATTCAATAAGTTTTATGCGGTACACATTAATATTTACCTTCTGCTTTAAGTATTCCTGCAACGCGTAGTCGTCGCatataaaattcgaataatcaAAGGTAGATCGTGATTAACTCACCCACGCGCATACTAAAGTGAATGATCGGTTGTTGAAACTATATACTTGATTTGACGATGGAAGTTCGAAAACTAAGAAAATCTTTAAAATGCTAAGGGTGCGTTCCGAAACTGGCTAGCAGTGTTAAAAACCCCCTAGGACAGAGGCAGAGCTAGTTACGAACTCGGCTGCGcaaaagtgataaaatctTGCTGTCAGCACTAGGAGCTAATTTCAGAATGCATCCTAAGTATTGTGgaaatagtattttttttaaactgaaGCTAGATAATTCGACCCGATTGATAGCGTCACCTTCGCCTAAAGGCTAGCAACCAAAGTAACATCTGTGTCGCGCTGGTAAACTTTTCCTCGCAAATACACATCATTGCTGTAAACTAGAGGAAAACGGTAAGCATATTGAAGAGATAGACTGGGTCATCGGTACGCAGGAAGACATCATGAGTAAAAAACatgcaataaaataattataagcTACGAGTAGGTGTAGAAACACTGGCTTATTGGTTCGGCGTACGGCTTCGGGGTGGCGCGCGCAGACCTCGTCGTTCCGTCTTGACATTTCGGCCGAGTATGTTTTGACTGCGCAGCCGCCAGCTCAGTCGTTGTCGACATTTCGACAATGTCGGGTGCTATGAGGAGTGTTTAGTGAACGACATTACCACTCGCGGGGTTCGTCGTTCGTTCCTCGATTCCGTCGGTGCTACTATTTACACgggaataaatgaaaacacgGCTCTGACGTAGATATCGCGATAACCGGGAATCCCCGAATTCCTATAATTGTGCTCGACGCGATTTGGTGCTCCGAAGAGACAGAAGACAGGAGATTGATTCTTGGAGGGTGGAAAAGAGCGAGATTATCGTCAATGTACGTCTCCGTCGACGTTGTCGCTGGTCTCGCTCCCGTTCTTATTCCCGTGAAACCAGATCGTTCCGAATGTTTTTATATGTCACGGTGCCGGATGCTGCAGGATTATTTATAGCCGTAAACGTACCGGTCTTCGGGTAACGCACGATTTCGCTGCTTAAAAATTAGGCTCCTCGATgaacgttattattattccccGTACAACGCGTAAGGTGCTCTCGCTGTCTGTGTGGTGCTCGTTTTCGGCAGTGGGTGACCCGATGTTTATCCAGAGTCCGTGACCGGAGGCGTGAATCGTCCTGTGCACCGATCTGCAACTCGAGCTGGTGAGTCTCGCCCTGCCCCGTTCCtttcattataatttatttatcgataGTCTCGGCGCCTGACACGTCGTGGTAA
This is a stretch of genomic DNA from Neodiprion fabricii isolate iyNeoFabr1 chromosome 2, iyNeoFabr1.1, whole genome shotgun sequence. It encodes these proteins:
- the LOC124176054 gene encoding N-acetylgalactosaminyltransferase 6-like isoform X1, whose translation is MRRNIVSLVKFLFLALVTIFLTVVVFRYVRHPQFRTESLPLKDLVHDRRVVGSDKREFLPHPDELIGGSALAARGQSDDNERGMQDVVEENVKIDWHDYEQILQEKKRVGLGEHGLPASLSGSDDVVKASLYKVNGFNAALSDKISLNRSVPDIRNTGCKAKKYLKNLDPVSVIVSFHNEHLSTLMRTCWSVVNRSPASLLQEIILVDDASTKPELAGELDRYVAANLPKVKVIRLPSRSGLIRGRLAGAKAATAKVLVFLDSHTEANVNWLPPLLEPIALDYRVCVCPFIDVIAFETFEYRAQDEGARGAFDWELYYKRLPLLPESAKHPTEPFESPVMAGGLFAMSAKFFWELGGYDTGLDIWGGEQYELSFKIWQCGGRMYDAPCSRVGHIYRKFPPFPNPGRGDFLGKNYKRVAEVWMDEYAEYIYRRKPHLRSLDPGNLTEQRALRSKLGCKSFKWFMETVAFDLADVYPPIEPDDFAYGEIRNIGAPELCLDSKNKHRDEDIAVDFCKKDNAKLAGEQEFRLTWHKDIRPKGKTDCLDVSRGDGKAPVTLYPCHGKQGNQLWRYDVGKQWLVHGYNNRCMDLDPARKKVLVTTCDASASTQKWRIETVDMKAMNNWENSGPKGSN
- the LOC124176058 gene encoding hydroxyacid oxidase 1 translates to MAGKLVCIEDYEREALKRLPSIVRDYYKSGAGEEFTLRLNVDAFQKYRIKPRVLVNVANRDISTVVLGHKVSMPLGVSPTAMQRMAHPDGECANVRAAAAAGTIFILSTLSTSSIEEVAEAAPKAVKWFQLYVYKDRNVTVNLVRRAEAAGFKALVLTVDTPMFGERRADRRNKFSLPNHLRLANFVGIKSDKINSADQESGLSEYSLSLFDASLSWEDVDWLRSITHLPIVLKGVLTAEDAILGLEHGASAILVSNHGARQIDGAPASIEALPEIVKAVGSKAEVYLDGGVRQGIDVFKALALGAKMVFVGRPMLWGLTCNGEEGASSVLDILRSEIDKAYALSGCAKTRDIKPSMVVHESVYSRL
- the LOC124176054 gene encoding N-acetylgalactosaminyltransferase 6-like isoform X2 yields the protein MRRNIVSLVKFLFLALVTIFLTVVVFRYVRHPQFRTESLPLKDLVHDRRVVGSDKREFLPHPDELIGGSALAARGQSDDNERGMDVVEENVKIDWHDYEQILQEKKRVGLGEHGLPASLSGSDDVVKASLYKVNGFNAALSDKISLNRSVPDIRNTGCKAKKYLKNLDPVSVIVSFHNEHLSTLMRTCWSVVNRSPASLLQEIILVDDASTKPELAGELDRYVAANLPKVKVIRLPSRSGLIRGRLAGAKAATAKVLVFLDSHTEANVNWLPPLLEPIALDYRVCVCPFIDVIAFETFEYRAQDEGARGAFDWELYYKRLPLLPESAKHPTEPFESPVMAGGLFAMSAKFFWELGGYDTGLDIWGGEQYELSFKIWQCGGRMYDAPCSRVGHIYRKFPPFPNPGRGDFLGKNYKRVAEVWMDEYAEYIYRRKPHLRSLDPGNLTEQRALRSKLGCKSFKWFMETVAFDLADVYPPIEPDDFAYGEIRNIGAPELCLDSKNKHRDEDIAVDFCKKDNAKLAGEQEFRLTWHKDIRPKGKTDCLDVSRGDGKAPVTLYPCHGKQGNQLWRYDVGKQWLVHGYNNRCMDLDPARKKVLVTTCDASASTQKWRIETVDMKAMNNWENSGPKGSN